A single genomic interval of Malania oleifera isolate guangnan ecotype guangnan chromosome 13, ASM2987363v1, whole genome shotgun sequence harbors:
- the LOC131145886 gene encoding agamous-like MADS-box protein AGL86 → MTRKKVKLAYITNDSARKATFKKRKKGLMKKVSELSTLCGIDACAIIYSPYDSQPEVWPSPAGAHRVLSKFRKMPEMEQSKKMVNQESFLRQRISKARDQLKKQLKENREKEVANLMYRALAGQASLHALSLPDLHDLGWLVDHYLKDIHRRMDSFGLAVGSGSSGGSTGGAGESNHQHHLQPASAVGLEVGNMGAEAMQSHRWLMELLNSSNVNVDQSINSIGGFGGGGGSAATGGAGEDMNMMLPLIGDATNNYHSMLTTLILTLRPRGSFYACRVSVAGRGSECGSGRVDGAGYGSLSRVANQVPKFDLEAGSDFANRARKTLAGHVELVSPAAGVYVGAYGTWKRR, encoded by the exons ATGACAAGGAAGAAGGTGAAGTTGGCATACATCACCAACGACTCGGCCAGGAAGGCGACCttcaagaagaggaagaaggggCTGATGAAGAAGGTGAGCGAGCTGAGCACCCTGTGCGGGATCGACGCCTGCGCCATCATATACAGCCCCTACGACTCCCAGCCGGAGGTCTGGCCCTCCCCCGCGGGCGCCCACCGCGTCCTCTCCAAGTTCCGCAAGATGCCGGAGATGGAGCagagcaagaagatggtgaaccAGGAGAGCTTCCTTCGCCAGCGCATCTCCAAGGCCCGCGACCAGCTCAAGAAACAGCTCAAGGAGAACCGCGAAAAGGAAGTCGCCAACCTCATGTACCGCGCTCTCGCCGGCCAAGCCTCTCTCCACGCCCTCTCCCTTCCCGACCTCCACGACCTCGGCTGGCTCGTCGACCATTACCTCAAGGACATCCACCGCCGCATGGACTCTTTTGGTTTGGCCGTCGGTAGTGGTAGCAGCGGCGGGAGTACTGGTGGTGCTGGAGAGAGTAACCATCAGCACCACCTGCAGCCGGCTTCGGCCGTGGGGCTGGAGGTTGGGAATATGGGGGCGGAGGCGATGCAGAGTCACCGGTGGCTGATGGAGCTGCTCAACTCATCTAACGTGAACGTGGATCAGAGTATTAACAGCATAGGAGGGTTTGGAGGAGGCGGCGGCTCGGCGGCGACGGGAGGAGCAGGGGAGGATATGAATATGATGCTTCCGTTGATTGGGGATGCTACCAACAACTACCACAGCA TGTTAACGACGTTAATTCTCACCTTAAGGCCACGTGGCAGCTTCTACGCATGTCGCGTGTCAGTGGCTGGACGCGGGTCGGAATGTGGGTCAGGTCGGGTGGACGGAGCAGGTTATGGGTCGCTAAGCCGGGTTGCGAATCAAGTTCCTAAGTTTGATCTGGAGGCCGGGTCAGATTTTGCAAACCGAGCAAGGAAGACGCTTGCGGGGCATGTGGAGCTCGTGTCGCCGGCTGCCGGAGTCTACGTCGGCGCTTATGGCACGTGGAAAAGGCGCTGA